GAGGTTTCTATGAAATAAACACTGCAAATTAGGAAAATATTCCCTTAAGCCGTGATTCATCCCCAATTTACCGCTGATATCTAACATACTATTTTCCATCTGCAAGCCCTTCAGATTGATTTATCCGGGCGAATGATTGGAAAGTCCGTTGTTTTTATTGCAAATCCCCTCAAATCCTTACCTATTGAAAAAAAAGGGCCTTTTTAGCACAAATTTTGAATATAGATAAATACCTGAACGAAAGAAACTTACCACCCCTTACACCTTGAAAATGAAGTATGGCTTATTCTTTACTTTGCTCCTGCTACCTGTTTTTCAACTCGTAACCTTTGCACATTCCGCACCTGAGGCCTACGCATCTTTAACTGTTAGTTCAAGTATTAAACATTCGCTTTTCCCCAACCCATTTACAGACAATTTTTCGATCGAATCAGAGGATGCAGATCTTAAACTGGAGGTTTTTTCGCTTGGCGGCGCAAAAATTCCCGCAACCATCTACAAACACCATCACGATGGTCTCATCCGATATGAAACGGGCACAGAACTTAGCCAGGGCCTTTACCTGGTACGTTTGTACACGGAGGGCGAAGCATTTTTCCAGAAAATGATAAAAATTGATTGAGACGCCTTAGGCAACCTAACTAAAAGGGGAATCATAATTGGTTCCCCTTTTTTATTTTTTGTGTAAATTGTATAAAAATCATCGTTTGTCTGCAATGAGAATCTTAGTATCCTGTACGATATACTTGTCCATTCTTTCTTTCTGGGGATGCGAGAATCCTTATGAATCGGATAAAGACAATCCGGATATCTCCTATAATGTGTATTTTCAGGAAAATGGCAGGGAAAAATTGGGGAAATATCTGAATGTTCTTAAGGCATTTCAGGCGACGTTTGAAGAAACCTATGATGAAAATGGAGAACTGGACGGGCATTTAAAACTGGAAATCAACCGGCCCGCCTTTCTTGCCAACAAACCAGAATCCAGATGCAAATTTGTTGCTGACAAACTCGCGGAAGTTATCGTGTCCGGTCTGCACAGCTCCGAAGATTACGATACCCTGAACATTGAAATATTTGGGGTCAAAGGATCAGAAGATAATATTTTTGTCTATCAATATCCCCTCGCGGCTATGTATAGCGCGGTGTATGGAAAAGAGGCAGATTTCGATTCACTTTCTTACGATACCCACTTCCGTATGGCACGCGAAGCAGTAGCAGAACTGGATTATACCCGTGCACTCACTCACCTTCAGATTATTCTTGAGGATAACTTTCAGAATATCCCTGCGATGGAGCTTCGGGCGGAGATTTATATGCAACAGAAAGAATATTACAGCGCCGTATTTCAATATGCTGCGCTGATTATGCTCGACAGCCTCAATATTCATTATTTGAAGGAAAGTGCCAAAGCCCATATCGAAATGGAAGCATTTGAAGATGCGCGAAAAGATATCCAGGCCGCGCTTAATATCACCAAACAGAAAGATTCGGAGGCATGGTTTCTTCAGGGAAAAGTGAATTATATGGAAGATGAAATGATTGCTGCCGAAGCTGACTTTACTGCGGCGATTTTAATTAGCCCTGATTATGCACAGGCATATTATTACCGGGGACTTACCTTTAAAGAACGCTCCCGCAGAACTGAGGCCTGCGAAGAATTTCAATTGGCCCGTGATAAAGGCATATACTCAGAAGAACTTGACAAGGAATTAAACCGCTGTCGGATTCTGGACTTATAACCCCCCAAGTATGAAAAAGCTACAACTGGCATTTTTAGTGTCTTGCCTGATTTTTTCTTCAGGCAGAATATACAGTCAGGAAGAAATTCCCAACGATTTCCTTTCGAAAGAATTTCACCAGGGGCGGAGACAAGCCTTAAGGGCGCTGATGCCGCCGCATTCAGTAGCAGTATTTTTTGCCGCGCCGGTTCGCAACCGCGCCAATGACGTAGATTTTGTCTACCATCAAAATCCTGATTTTTATTATCTCACGGGCTTCAAAGAGCCGCATGCCCTTTTGCTCATTTTTTCTGAAGATCAGCCGGTATCCGACTGTCAGGAAGTACTATTTGTGCAACCCCGAAACAAAACTGCAGAAATGTGGACGGGCAGACGTCTGGGAGACGAAAACGCAAAATCCGCCCTGGGCATTCCTTGTGTACAACTCAATACTGCATTTGAACAATATCCCATCGATTTTTCAAAGTTTGACAAAGTATTTTATTTTCCTTTTAAAGACGATATACGAAATACGGGCGATCCCGCAGATTTGTATGATCTGGTAAGAATATTCCGCGAAAAAGCACCTGATGTTTCCAAACAGTCAGACAACTCGTTGAGGAACATGATGCAAAGCCTGCGCGAAATTAAAACACCTGAAGAGTTGGGCCTTATGCGCAAGGCCATTCAAATTTCCGCCATCGGGCAAAAAGAAGTGATGAAAGCCATGCACCCGGAAATGTCAGAAACAGAAATTCAGGGTATCCACGAATATGTATATAAAAAATACGGCTCGGAATATGAAGGGTACCCATCTATCGTCGGTGCAGGAGACAATGGGTGTATTCTTCATTATATTGAAAATATCCGACCGCAGTTAAACGACGATCTTGTCCTGATGGATCTTGGCGCAGAATATCACGGGTATACCGCAGATGTTACCCGAACCATCCCTGCCAATGGAAAATTTTCGCCCGAACAAAAAGCCATTTACGACCTGGTGTATCAAGCGCAGGAAGCAGCCTTTGCTGCATGCCAACCGGGAAATGCTTTTAGCGCACCGCATATCGCCGCTAAAAAAGTTATAGATGAAGGCCTGAGCAGGCTGGGGATTACCAATAAAGGTGCCTTCCATACCTATTTCCCCCACGGGACTTCGCATTTTCTTGGGCTGGATGTACACGATAGCGGTGGAAGAGGGCCACTTAAAGCCAATATGGTGATCACCGTAGAACCAGGCATCTACATTCCAAAAGGAAGCCCCTGTGATGAAAAATGGTGGGGAATCGGGGTGCGAATTGAAGACGACATCCTGATCACAGAAACCGGTTATGAAAATCTTTCGGCATACGCACCGCGCAAATCTGAAGAAATCGAGGCCGTCATGGCAGAGCCCAGCCCCCTCGACAATTTTGTACTACCGGCACTCGAAGATGTTAAAGACTAGCAAATAATTGAAAATACCTTTTTTTTCGCTGCATTTTTACTAAGTTTGCCCGCTGATTTTGAGAAGATATTTTTTGGAAATTCAGCGAGTATGTATATTAATGCTTTGGCACATTACCTTCCGGAAAAAATAGTTCCGAACGCTTACTTCCTCAATGTCAACGGGTTAACAGATGAATGGATAGAAGCCCGTACCGGCATTAAGGAAAGAAGGAAAGCGGCCACCGGTGAGAACACGAATACAATGGCTATCAGGGCTTTGAGAAATGCCATTGCATCCCTTCCCTATCCTAAAGATGAAGTCGATCTGGTGGTGGGCGCTACCTATTCCCCCTATGACACAGTAGGAACCCTGGCTCATGCCGTTCAATTTGAACTGGGGGTAAATCATATTCCGGCTGTTACCATCTCTGCCGCTTGTTCCTCCTTTCTCAATGCTATTGAAATTGTAGAGGGATATTTTGCAACCGGCAAAGCCACCAAAGCATTGGTTGTCGTCTCTGAGCATAATACGGCGTATGCCAATGAAGAGGACACCATGGCCGGCCACCTGTGGGGCGATGGTGCCGCAGCCGTATTTATTTCCCGTGAACAACAGTCCGATAAAGATCTCTACATCCGGGAAATCTCAACCAAAGGCGCAGCCCTTGTAGGCAAAGGTATAGAAGGGGTCGTACTTCGTCCCTTTGACGGAGGAATCATCATGCCGCACGGACGCGACGTATTTATCAACGCCTGCCAGTACATGGCCCAGACTACGGATGAGATTTTGAAGAAAAACGGGTATTCTATTGACGAACTCACCTACTTCATTCCCCACCAGGCCAACATGCGCATTTCCCGAAATGTAGCCGAACAACTCAAACTGCCGGAAGAGAAAATCGTTTCTAATATCCAGTACCTCGGCAATACAGGTTGCGCCGGCTGTGCAATCGGACTTTCTGAAAGGCAAAGCGATTACAAAACCGGCGACGTGATCGTGGTATCTGTTTTTGGTGGCGGATATTCTTACGGAGCCATGCTCCTCGAAGCTTGCTAAAGCGGAAATGCCAGTCGTTTACTCATTTTTGATAATCATTCCTCCGGCAGATCTTCCCCGATTTACCACGGTATAGAAATATATACCTGATGGCAAATTCTCTAAAGGCAATTCCACCAGGCTATTTTCCGAAATATCCCAGTCCTGCCGGTACAATATCCCACTTGTCGCTGATGTGATCATCAATATTGCCGGGCCCTCTCCCTCCACAAACACTTTCAATACATCAGTAAACGGGTTGGGATACGCCGTAACCAAAGGATATGCTGTCTCGACGCGCAACAATTCTGAGTAGGCTACGCTGTCATTGGTAAAAACAGCCCTTATCCGGTAATCTGCATAGGGTTCGGTCGGCAATGAATCAATAAAGGAATAATACTGCTGGGCAATACTAAATCCTGCCGCAGAAATTTCCTCCGAAACCGATACAAAGCCCTGGCCTTTTTCCAATCTTTCGACGACAAAATATGCCATATTCTGCTCCTGGCTTGTCGCCCATTCGAGATTAACCCCCACAGCATCTTCGTATTTTCCATTCAGCGACAGCCAGTCCAATCCAAACCCTTCAACACCGGTCTTCCCTACGCCCAATCCTCCTGTAAAGGAATGAAAAACTGCCGACACCTGATAGTTACTACCCAATCTCCCGATCTGTGCAGCCCTTACAATGGAAACCTTCCCGTCAGGCTCCGGTTGATCGGGGGTAATACGGGAAATGGCGCCCGGGCTTAATACAACCTCCAGATCTGACCAGTCATTGCCCGTAAAGGTTTTCCAGCCATCTACTTCTGCACCGGTATAATACAAGGTAACCCGGTAACTGCCAGCGGCAGGCTGGTTTTCTGCATAGACAAAAAAGGTCTTGTCCATGAGCTCAAACTGATGGGAAGGATCTTTTCGCCAAAATGGCGAAGCGCCTGTACCTGCACGATCCATTTCCACCCAAACACATCCCCAATCTTCCGCCCCTTGATTTTCGAGTGAAAGCATCAGATTTCCGGTTGTTTCGTCAAACAGATGGACAACAGCATTTGCGCCAAAAGGAAAACTGCGGGAAGTCCCGATAGCGGTAGAAATAGCCAGATTTGCCGTCATCGCCTGGTCATCGTCGGCAATATGGACATTCGTTTTGTTTACCTTTCCCACTTCCGCCCGCAACGTATCTGCGACGGTAAGTTCCAGGGATAATAGTTCCTCCAGTTCATGAATTGCATCGTCAGCAACCCGTACGAGTAACTGGCGAGTGGCCCCATCCCCGGCGGGGAACGTCAGCTGTGTGCCATTGGGAAAGGCATAATCTTCGCCTAATGTTCCGGTAGAAGTTGGCAGCCGGGAAATATTGACAATTACGTTTTCCTGAGGAGCCAGCGACAAGGATACGGGAATAGAAAGATCAATATATCGTTCGCAGCCCGCACCTACAGCGTCTTTTTCAGATACTGTGTAGTCTGTATTGTCAAAGCGTACAACCGGCCTCGTTACTTTTTGTATCGTAAAATTTACGTCAGATATATCAAAGAAGATATTCCCGGAGGCTTTTACCTTGATCCGTGCCGCAGTAGCATCTATATTGGGAACCACCACAAAAGCGTTGCCGGAATTGGCCAACTGGCTGCCTACCAGATAAGGGAAAGTAAGTCCTCCATCCACTGAGAGCAGAATATCTACCTTTGCACAGTTTACTGGCGCCGCTGTCGTCCCTGCGACATCCCATGTGACAGTCAGCGGAGCACCTCCCGGCCAGGTCAAACCGGGGGCGTTGGGACCCGTAACGCGAAACGGCCCTGCCTGAGCAGCTACCTCGACCTTTGCTGTATCTACGGCAACCCGGCCACCACCCGGGTGATTGTCCCTTACGGTAAATAGAAAGTTTAGCGTCCTTCCAATGCCCGGTAAAATTTCCCCCGAAGTGGTGGTCTGGTTGAGTATATCTGAAAGTTGTGGAAATGTACGTGTACTCCTGGTCACAGGTGGGACTGACCGGAAAATAGGCCCGTCGGGTACATTGGGATCGTCGGGAGGCCCCTGCGCACCCAGATCGTACTGCTCCCAGGTATAGGTCAGCGGATCACCATCAGGATCCGTTCCGGTTCCGGTAAGTTCAAAAGGGGTTGAGACCGGAATCACATAGTCGGTCCCAGCATTTGCCGTTGGCGGATTGTTGCCAACCGGGGTTTTTACCGGACAAGTATTTCCCAGGCCGGAAACCGTATAGGCAAAAATTTCGCCTGTACTGACGGCATGAAAGTAGTCATCACTGTGTATCTGAATATTTTGTCCGGAGCAAATTCCGGCATAACTCATAATGGTTGTTCCGCTTCCTGGCTCAAACGCCGTAGCGGCAAAACGATTTCCTGCGCAGCTGCCGGTACTTCCATTGAAGGTATGGTGCGCGCCCAACTGATGTGCGAGCTCGTGTGCCACCAAATCCACGGCAAAGGGATCGCCAACCGGACTGGTAGAACCCGTTACGCCCTGACCTTTATAACCGGTAAAACAAGCCACGCCCAAAGCAGCCAGACCGCCCGGTCCGGTACTGAATGTATGCCCAAGATCGTAATTGGCCGTACCGATCAGTGCATCCAGGGTAGACTGACTTTGATTGACCAGCAAAGCAGAGTTATTATTCGTAAAAGGGTCTCCGGTGGTGCTCGTAAAAATGACCTGGTCATTGTTGTTGACCAATACGAGGCGGATGGAAAGATCGCGTTCGTAGATAGCGTTGACCCGGTTGATCGTCGTGGTGATGGCCGCAAGCGCACCTGACACCGTACCGCCATGAAAAGCCGTATATTCTCCCGTCGCAGCAACAGCCAGGCGATACGTGCGGCGGTTACCGTCAGATTCGATGGCCGGATTTGCGGGAAATTCCAGCGAACTACCCGACGCCGGTTGTCCGGGAGCGATTTCCACCGAAGGGGGTAAAATCGGGTCTATTTCTTCAAACACCCGCGAGGGGTCAGGCAGCAGGTCTGACTTCCTATACACCAGGTACTCCGTATTATTAACCCGGGACACCGGATCAATAAAAAGAACAGCACCACTTCCGGAGATCATTGCGTGAAATCCGGCCGGTGTCATATCCGCTTTCATGGAAAGATTCCCGGCAAGCGATTGGCCGGTAAAGGTTCTGATTTCAGGAAAATCAGCAGCCAGTCCGGGCTCCATCACAGGGCTTTCATAAAGCAGAAAGTCGACAAATGTCCCGTCAGGAAGAGGAACCGAAATCACGGCGGGGACAGTCCTGGAAACCTGGGCAAGATAACCACCAAGCGAGGCAGCATCGAGCGAAACCAGGCGAAAAGCCAGCGGACGAATGTCAGCATCGGCGAGACTCAGGCTCCCGGCATTTGTGGATTCAGACCAAAAATGGCGGGTAGATTCAGATTGAGCGAATGAAAGAGCGAAAAAAGCAAAGAAAAGGATTACAAGCAGGTAACAGCGTAAAGAATGAGCCAAATACATAGGTCTAATGGATATCTCCGGAGGCTAAAGTAGAAGAAAAATGACTATTTCCAAGTTCGATATTTCACCAAATCTAAATTTTCGCAAATAAACAAACCCTGCAACCAAACTTTATCTTCATTGGCATATCCTTCGTATGCCGAAATGTTTTTACTTTTACCTCATGAGAAACTTTGCTGTACTTTATCTCTGGTGGGTATGTTTATTGCCTGCATATACTCAGATCCCCGATCCGGCTCCTTTTGGAAAAACGATCACCCGCGAAGAATTGCGGACCTATATGGAAGTCATTGCCTCTGCTGAAATGGAGGGCAGGGAAGTGGGAACGCCCGGGGTAAAAAAAGCTGCTGCCTATATTGCCCGCCAGTTTCAGGACATCGGACTTTTGCCGGCTGTTCCTGTTTCCGGTGAAAATAGCTATTATCAGGATATTCACCTGACCAGTGCCTTGATTACCAGCGCCTATATTTCAGGAAAAGGTTTTCAGCTTACCCATACCAAAGAAATGCTCTGCATGGGGGGAAATACGCAGGGGAAAGAACTCAAAACAAAAATCGTATATGTGGGCGAGGGTAATCCGGAAGATTATGAACAACTGGATGTGAGTGGAAAAGCAGTACTTTTGATAGATCCTTCTGAAGAAGCACTGGATAAAAAGCAATATGCGCAGGAAAAGGGGGCAGTGGCATTTTTGGTAGTCAATGCCAAAAATGCAGCACAATATAACCAGCAAATGAAATACCTGGCCTATTATATGAGCCGGCCAAGAATGCGACTTTCCACTCCAGAAGGTTCATTCGCTACGTTTATCATATCGCCGGAATCTGCGGCCAAACTGCTGAATACGACTGAATCGCAACTAAAAAAACTCTCGCCAGGCATTTCCACCGAAATCACTTATAAAATTGAAGCTGTCGAAAAACCCGTTTCTACTGAAAATGTGATCGGAATGGTAGAAGGAACCGACAAAAAATCAGAAGTAATTGTGATTTCCGCACACTATGATCATATCGGGGTTCGCGGGCAAAAAATCTATTACGGCGCTGATGACAATGGATCCGGGACCGTGGCTTTACTGGAAATCGCAGAAGCCTTTGCCGAAGCGGCAAAGCAGGGCATCCGGCCGCGCCGGAGTGTGCTGTTTATCTCCCTTACCGCCGAAGAAAAAGGGATGTTCGGCTCTGAATATTATACCCAACACCCGCTCTTCCCACTCGATCAAACAATCGTAGACCTCAACATGGATATGGTCGGGCATCTCGATCAAAATCATACGGAGGATCCCCGTTTTGTCACAATCGTCGGCTCTGACTGGCTTTCCAGCGAATTGCACGAAATCCATGAAAATGCCAACCGCAAGTATGTGCAACTTTCGCTTGATTATAGCTTCAATTCGCCCTCCCACCCGGAGATGTTTTACTACCGATCTGATCAGTACAACTTTGCGAAGTATGGAATTCCCGTCATTTTTTACACCAGTGCCGACCATGAAGATTATCACAAACCAACTGATACCATTGACAGAATAAAATTTGAGCGAATAGAAGCCGTAGCTCAACTGATTTTTTATACTGCCTGGGAAATTGCCAACAGGGAAAACCGTCTGATCATAGACAAAACGCCGCCAGACTGACCATTAGTTCTGACATAACTCAAAAACATAAACCTTTGTCAGCACATCGCGAAATGGTACTTGCAATTGGGTTTCCTTCATCGAATACCCCTTTTGAACCAGCGATTTGATAAAGTCTCTGCTTAGGGGTCTTCCGGGATCGCTAAAAATGATGGTCCCGCCCGGGTTAAGTAATGTATCAAAAGCCTGAAGCAACGGTTCAATATTTCGCTCTTCATACACGACATCTGAAGCCAGAAGAATATCTGAAGCCATCGCAGAATCGGGATAACGCCAATCCAGCAACCGGAGGTTGGGTTCTGTCGGAATGTTCATTTTCCAAACCAATCTTGTCACTTCAAGCGCATCAGGCAGATAGTCGGTAAGGATGACCTGGCCGCCGGAACGGGCTGCGGCTATGCCAGGCAAACCCAGCCCACAGCCAATTTCCAGTACCGTCTTTCCCCGGCAAATCCCCGATCGAAGCAGATAATCAGCCAGCCCGATACCTGAATGCCAGAGATCAGCCCAATAGGGAATTCGTTCGTCAATAAAATCTTCATGCGCCGGCCCTTTGGCAATTAACTCGTCATACAATTCGTCAATGTTGGTGACGGTAGCTAATTCAAATTTTTCGCCCTGAAGTTCCAGATCGAAAAAAGAAAAGGCATATTTTTGAGACAATATCTGACGCAGCTGCTCAATTTCACTTTCAGGCATAATTTGTCTATTGTAAACAATAATGCAATATATTCATTCTTCAATTATCTGCCAGCCTGTTTTTCGCAGTGTTTCGTTATGGTACACTTTTGTATTTCCGGTATGTACCGATGTGAAACAATTTTCAGAAAAAATGGCCAATAAATATAACACAAAACACTGACAATCAAAATATTATACCCAATGGCATATTTGTTGATTTGATTGTTGGTATAATCTTACCGATTACTTTTTACAGAAGCATTTGTACAATCACCTGGTATGGATCGAATAATAAAAAAAAGAAAGTGGACACCGGAGAAGATCGGACTATATTTTGTAGCGCCGCTGCTGGGGGTTCTTTTAATTGGCTGGCTGGTAACCTCCACCAGCGGATCCCGACTGAAAGTGCAAAAAGAACGCCTGACTATCGGCACGGTTGAAAAAGGAATTTTCCAGGAAACGATCCCCATTACCGGGAAGGTATTGCCGCTGAATACCGTAAAAGTCGATGCGGTAGAAGGCGGGCAGGTAAAAGAGGTTTATCTGGAAGGAGGGGAAATTGTTGATAAGGGCGACATTATTTTGAAGCTTACCAACCCCGGACTGGAGCTCAACTATATGAATCTCACGACCAACCTGCTGGAACAGGCCGACCAGTTGAGAAATACGCGGATTACGATGGAAAATACCGGGCTGAATCTCAAAGATGAACTGATCCAAATTGATTATCGCATTCGGGATTTAGGGGAACAACACAGGCGGAATGAGCAATTATTTAAAGATAGTGTTATCTCCCGTCAGGTATATGAGACCACCAAGTTTGAATACGAATACCAGATAGGCAGAAGAAAGCTCATGCTGGTAAGAATTAACCGGGATTCGGTGCTTACCAGTCAGCAAATCGGACAGGTGGAAAACTCGCTGGATTTGGTTGACCAAAACCTGATCGCCATCAAAAGAAACCTGGACAACCTGATCATCAAAGCACCTGTTTCGGGTCAGCTTTCGGCCATTCGGGTGGATATCGGGGAGACCGTAAGGCAGGGAGATAACCTGGGGCAGATCGATATTCTCGATGGATATAAAGTAAGAGCAAACATTGACGAACACTATGTATCCCGCATCGAGGAAGATCTGAAAGGTTCGTTCCCATTTGCCGGCAGCAACCATATGCTGGTTATCCGAAAGATCTATACAACGGTTACCAATGGTTCATTTGAAGTTGACATGAACTTCATCGAAGACGAGCCAGAAGGAATTAAAGTTGGTCAAAATCTCCAGATTCGACTGGCGTTGAGTGATGAGTCAGAGGCAATTCTGATCCCACGCGGAGGTTTTTATCAGACCAGCGGAGGAAACTATATATATGTGTTGAGTGAAGATGGGAAAACCGCCTATAAAAGATCTATCAGAATTGGGCGGCAGAGTGACCGTAACTACGAAATACTGGAAGGACTGGAGCCTGGCGAAAAAGTCATCACTTCCAATTATGATGTATTCAACAACGCCGACGAACTTATCTTGAACGAATAATGCCTGTTATATGATCCGTACACAAAACCTCGTAAAACTCTACCGGACAGAAGAAATTGAGACCACTGCGCTCAATGAAGTATCCTTAACCGTAAATCAGGGAGACTTTCTTTCCATCATGGGCCCTTCGGGCTGTGGAAAATCAACGTTGATGAACATTCTGGGTCTTATTGACAGCCCGTCCAGCGGTCAGTATTTTTTCCTCGACGAAGACGTTGCCCGCTATTCAGAAAAACAACGCGCCAATCTCCGGAAAGAAAATCTGGGGTTTGTGTTTCAGAGTTTTAACCTGATCGACGAGCTGACGGTGTTTGAGAATGTGGAGTTGCCACTGATCTACACCCGGATGAAATCTGCGGACCGAAAAAAACGGGTAGAAAATGTACTGGAGCATATGAATATGATGCACCGCCGCAACCATTTTCCGCAGCAACTTTCCGGTGGTCAACAACAGCGGGTTGCTGTGGCCAGAGCCATCGTGAATGAGCCCAAACTGATCCTTGCGGATGAGCCAACGGGTAACCTCGACTCCTCCAATGGAGATGATGTCATGAAAATGCTCACCCAACTCAATGAGCAGGGAACTACGGTAGTGATGGTTACGCACTCCGCCCGCAATGCAGAGTTTGGCCATAAAATCGTGCGCCTCCTTGACGGAAAAATCGTTTCAGAAAATACTGTAAGCAACAGACAGCAGATCTAGGTCCATCTCCCTGACCCTGAATTGAGTAATCATACTTTGAGGCAGATTTTTTTGCCCTGGTTTTGTATTGCCTGAAAAAAATCCATACATCCTGAAATCAACTGGTCTATGTGGAAAAATTACCTGAAAACCGCTTTCCGCAATCTGCTCAAGCAGAAGTTTTATGCGGCAATTAATATTTTGGGGCTGGCAGTAGGTATTGCCTGCTGTCTGTTGATTGTATTATTTGTGAGGGATGAACTCAGCTATGATAAATTTCACGAAAAAGCTGACAGAATCTATCGCATCGGCGCCCATCTCACTATCGGAGAAATGGATGGAGAAGTGGCTGTAGTTTCTGCCCCCATGGCAAAAACCATGGTCAACGATTTCCCCGAAGTAGAAAATGCCATGCGTTTCCGCACCAGAGGCAGCTACCTGATCAAACACAAAGAATCAGGCGCAGAAAATGTTAAAG
The Bacteroidia bacterium DNA segment above includes these coding regions:
- a CDS encoding efflux RND transporter periplasmic adaptor subunit; translation: MDRIIKKRKWTPEKIGLYFVAPLLGVLLIGWLVTSTSGSRLKVQKERLTIGTVEKGIFQETIPITGKVLPLNTVKVDAVEGGQVKEVYLEGGEIVDKGDIILKLTNPGLELNYMNLTTNLLEQADQLRNTRITMENTGLNLKDELIQIDYRIRDLGEQHRRNEQLFKDSVISRQVYETTKFEYEYQIGRRKLMLVRINRDSVLTSQQIGQVENSLDLVDQNLIAIKRNLDNLIIKAPVSGQLSAIRVDIGETVRQGDNLGQIDILDGYKVRANIDEHYVSRIEEDLKGSFPFAGSNHMLVIRKIYTTVTNGSFEVDMNFIEDEPEGIKVGQNLQIRLALSDESEAILIPRGGFYQTSGGNYIYVLSEDGKTAYKRSIRIGRQSDRNYEILEGLEPGEKVITSNYDVFNNADELILNE
- a CDS encoding methyltransferase domain-containing protein, which translates into the protein MPESEIEQLRQILSQKYAFSFFDLELQGEKFELATVTNIDELYDELIAKGPAHEDFIDERIPYWADLWHSGIGLADYLLRSGICRGKTVLEIGCGLGLPGIAAARSGGQVILTDYLPDALEVTRLVWKMNIPTEPNLRLLDWRYPDSAMASDILLASDVVYEERNIEPLLQAFDTLLNPGGTIIFSDPGRPLSRDFIKSLVQKGYSMKETQLQVPFRDVLTKVYVFELCQN
- a CDS encoding ABC transporter ATP-binding protein, which translates into the protein MIRTQNLVKLYRTEEIETTALNEVSLTVNQGDFLSIMGPSGCGKSTLMNILGLIDSPSSGQYFFLDEDVARYSEKQRANLRKENLGFVFQSFNLIDELTVFENVELPLIYTRMKSADRKKRVENVLEHMNMMHRRNHFPQQLSGGQQQRVAVARAIVNEPKLILADEPTGNLDSSNGDDVMKMLTQLNEQGTTVVMVTHSARNAEFGHKIVRLLDGKIVSENTVSNRQQI